GGAACAGATTCGAGGAAAGCATGTCAAGATACCAACCTTGGTTTTTTTTGCTACTGAGGCTATCCGTCAGCGGTGCGAACAAAAAGGGATAATCCAAGATCTTCGTGAAGCAGGTGTTACGGTTATGTACAGTGGTTGTGGTCCTTGTTTTGGATTTGGAACCGGAAGAATGCAGCCTCACCAAGTAACCTTAAGTACTGGAAATCGAAATTATCAAGGAAGAATGGGCGATCAAACAACAAAGGTCCTTTTGGCAAGCAGTGTAACCGCAGGCTATTCTGCAATTGCTGGTTGTTTACGTAACCCTTTTCATTATGATGCTGATATGCTTTCCCTGAACTCCATCCCTCATAATCTCACGAGTCAATCTTCTTCTTTTTTACGACATATCGATAACAGCACTCTTTGGTTAGCAGGAGACAGCATCAGTACAGATGATATTACTCCTTCATCGGTTCCCGGTATTGGCACAACGTCAGCAACCGATCCGAACATCCTTCGTCAGCTTGCCTTTTATTACCTTTGTCCATCTTTTTCGCGTGAAGTCAAGCCAGGAGATATTCTCGTTGCAGGTCATAACTTTGGTAAGGGAAGTAATCGGGCCTCTTCTGTTTTGGCACTCCAAGCACTAGGAATTCGTGCAGTTATCGCAAAGAGTTTCTCTCCTCTGTATGCTGAGGGTGCACTCTTCTATGGATTTCCTCTTCTTACCCTTGAAGAAGACTTTTTTGAAGAATTTGAAGAAACCTTGCATTCTCGTGAGGAATCTTCTGGTAGTAAGATAACACCTCACCTTGAGATTAATGGGGAAATTGATACAGTGACGATGAATGGTAAATCTTATAAGGCACGAGCGATTTCTCCGCTTATGCAAAAGATTATACAAAAGCATGGTGTTCTTGATCTCTTACGAGATGTTCAAGACTGGAAAAGAATGGAGGGATGATACATGAAGATTGGGTTTTTACATTCGCTGATTCGACCAGAAGAAAAAATGTTGATTGAGGAATTTCAACGCAGAAAAAACGTAGAGTTGGTTATGATGGATGACCGTGAATTCGAGTTTACCTTAGGAAAAACTACGTTTCCCGTTGATATTGTTATCGAACGTTGTATCAATCATTCACGTGCATTGCATGCCTTACGCTTACTTGAAAGTGCGGGTATTCGATGTGTTAATAGCTATAAGGCTGCAACGATTTGTGGTGATAAACTCCTAACTTCAACAGTGCTTGCTGAGCAAGGAGTGCCACAACCAGAGGTACGTATTGCCTTTACTGAGCCGTCTGCATTACATGCCATGGAAACCATGGGATATCCTGTTGTACTCAAGCCTGCGGTTGGTTCCTGGGGAAGATTGCTTGCAAAAATCAATGATCGCGATGCTGCAGAGGCAATACTCGAACACAAAACCGTCTTAGGAAGTTACCATCACTCTATATTTTATATTCAGAAGTATGTTGCCAAGAAACAAGGAAGAGATATCCGTAGTTTTGTGATTGGTGATCAATGTATTGCTGCAATTTATCGAACTTCCCCGCACTGGAAGACGAACACTGCATTAGGAGGAAAGGCTTCAAAGTGTGTTATCACCAAAGAACTTGCGGATATATCGGTTCGTGCTGCACGTGCTGTCCATGGTGATATTGTTGCCATAGATGTTTTTGAAACGAATGATGGCTTGGTAATCAATGAGGTTAATTATACCATGGAGTTCCGTAACAGTATTCAAACCACGGGTGTAAATATTCCAAAGCTCATTGTTGACCAGGTTATGAAGATTGGGGAGGAGGTTGTCCATGCCAAAAATTAGCGTCAGCATCGCTGGCGGATCAGGGTATGCAGGCGGAGAACTGTTACGCTTGCTCTTATTCCATCCACAGGTAGATATCAAGCAAGTAACCTCAGAGCGATTTGCCGGTAAACTGGTGACAAAGGTACATCCGAATTTACGAAAGGTATCACTCTTGAAGTTTTCCCGTATTGATGAGCTTCAGCCCTGCGATGTGCTTTTCCTCTGTCTTCCTCATGGAACAAGTATGCAGCATATGGCTCAGTATCAGAAAATTGCTCCGAAGATTATTGACCTGAGTGGAGACTTTCGACTCAAGAGCAAGGAAGCGTATGAACAATGGTACGGACATCAGCATACTCATCCTTCTTTACTTGGATCTTTTGTGTATGGCATTCCAGAACTCCATCGTGCAGAAATGCAGAAGGCTTCGCTCATCTCAAGCGCTGGATGTAATGCGACGGCAACTATCTTAGCATTGTATCCGTTATTCAAGCATCGCCTTGTTGAGGAACAGCAGACGGTTGTTGAAGTAAAGGCAGGATCCAGTGAAGGTGGAAATACGCCAAGCTTAGCATCCCATCATCCTGAAAGAACAGGTTGTGTCAGGAGCTTTAAGCCAACCCAACATAGACATATTGCTGAAATGCTTCAAGAGTTGAGCATGGGAAAAAAGGTTCAGATTCATTTTTCAGCTACTGCACTTGATCTTGTTCGTGGGATCTTGGCAACCTGTCATGTTTTCCTGAAGAAGGACTTGGATGAAAAGGAGATCTGGAAGATCTATCGTGAAGCATATGGTGACGAGCCCTTTATCAGAATTGTGAAGGAGAATGAGGGAATCTATCGTTATCCAGAACCAAAGATTTTGATGGGAACAAATTACTGTGATATTGGTTTTGAAAAGGATTCTGCAAGCAATCGACTTGTGGTGATGAGTGCTATTGATAATCTCATGAAGGGAGCTGCAGGCCAGGCAGTACAGGCCTTTAATATTATGCATGGCTTTCCTGAAACAACTGGCTTAACCTTTCCTGGATTACATCCTGTTTAAGATGAGTAATCGAAATAAGAGGAGTAATTGAAAGAAATATCACGAGGAACGATGTGCAGATTATTGATGATACGGGCAAACCGTGCATTTCCCACTGCGGACTACCTCAAGGCCTTTGCTTTACTTGCGAAAAACAGCATGGAGTATCAAGGCCATGGCTGGGGATTAGCCTATCGAGCTAATAATCAGTGGAAACTCTACAAGAATATTCAACCTATTTGGGAAGACAACCTTACAATATTTCCAAGCACTACTTTTCTTGTCGTTCACGCCAGGAGTGCATTTCGTGATGAAGGAATTGTGGTTGAGAATAACATGCCCTTTATCTATGATGACCTGGTGTTTATTTTTAACGGTGAACTCCATGGTGTACGGATTACCTCTCCAGGGAGAATAGGTGCAGAAAAGATATTCAACTATATCCTACGCTTTGCTCACGGTAATGTACTTACCGCACTTCAGCAGAGTATTCCCATTATCACCAAAAGAACACGGTATGTCAAGGCAATGAATATTCTCATCAGTGATGCACAACAGATCTATGCAGCAACCCAATTTCAGGAAAGGCCAGCATACTTCACGTTGTACCATAAAAAAATAAAGGACATGGCTTTTGTTTGTTCAGATCCTTTTCCTGGTGAAAAGGACTGGCGTCCTATAGCTCATGGAACCATAGCGGCGTATTAATCGTTTACCGAAAATACAGAGAGCAGAGCGTGATACTATGATGATCATTAAGATTGGTGGAGGCAAGGAAATTAACCTTCAAGGTATTGTTGCGGATTTAGCAAAGCTTGAAGAACCATTTATCATTGTTCATGGAGCTAATGCTCTTCGTGATGAACTTGCAGAAAAGCTTGGCAAGCCAAAGCAAGTAGTAACTTCAGTGTCTGGCTACAGTAGTGTACTTACTGATACTGATGCTATGGATGTCTTTATGATGGCTTATCCAGGACTTCAAAATACCCGGTTAGTTGAGCTGTGCCAGCAACAGGGCATTAATGCCATTGGATTATCAGGATTAGATGGACGTCTTATTCAAGGAAAGCGGAATACAGGTATTCGTGTTGAGCAGAACGGAAAAAAAATGATCCTCAGGGATTATTCAGGAAAACCACAGGAAGTAAATGGGCAGCTCATAAAGCTTTTGCTTGACAATGAATACGTTCCTGTTATTTGTCCGCCGATCCTTGATGAAGAAGGAATTGCCATTAATACGGAAAATGATGATATTGTTCGTGTGCTCCAGCAGGTTGTGGGAGCGCAGCGTATCATATTCCTTATTGAAGCTCCAGGTTTTTTAGCTAACAAGGATGATCCAACAACCCTTGTTGAGCAGATAACTCCCCAAGAGTTGGCTGAACGAGAGTCGCATGTCGAAGGAAGAATGAAGCGGAAGATGTTAGCACTCTGTAAGCTCTTTGAGACAGGAGCTACCCCAGTCATTATCAGTGATGGACGCGTTGAGCATCCTATCCAAGAGGCATTGCAAGGCAAAGGGACGGTGATCCAATGAAATCAATACGAGAAATTGAAGATAAGTACTTGTTTCCCATTTATCCTAAGCGACAAACCCTTCTTGCGAGAGGAAAAGGTGCACTTGTTTGGGATGATCAGGGAAGAGCATACATAGACTGTGTTGCAGGCCATGGTGTTGCTATTGTTGGTCATTGTCATGATCGTGTTGTTGCAGCACTCCACGCACAAGCCCAAACCTTGATAACGTGTACTACCTCTTTTTATAATCCTGCACGAGCACAACTGTTACAGCGTTTGATAGAGATAACACCGGAGACATTGACGCGTGCATTTTTATGTAATTCAGGAACAGAGAGTGTTGAGGCTGCCTTGAAGTTTGCTCGTTTTACCACCAAGAAAACCGAGTTCATCTGTGCGATGCGTAATTTTCATGGAAGAACCTTTGGATCGATGAGTGCAACCTTCACTCCAGACTATCGAGAACCCTTTGAGCCCTTAGTTCCAGGATTTCATTTTGTTCCCTTTAATGATTTTGCAGCATTGGAGCAAAAGATTACTGAACAGACTGCTGGTGTTTTGCTTGAAGTAGTGCAAGGAGAAGGTGGGGTCAATGTTGGTGATACAACCTATTTCCAACAGGTACGTGATATCTGTACCCAACGAAACATTCTCCTGATTATTGATGAGGTCCAGACTGGCTTTGGAAGAACAGGGAAATTGTTTGCCTGTGAGCACATGGATATTCAACCTGATATCATGTGTATTGCTAAGGGCATTGCCGGTGGATTCCCCATGGGAGCAACCCTTTGCGCTGATAAGATTCTTGTTCCAACCGGTAGACATGGAACTACTTTTGGTGGAAATCCCCTAGCGTGTGCTGCTGCATCTGCTGCCATTGAGGTAATTATAAGTGAAGACCTTCCAAAGCAGGCTGCTGAAAAAGGAGCCTATGCCTTACAGAAGTTACGTGCACAACAGCTTGACGTACGAGACATTCGTGGTTTAGGTTTAATGATCGGCATTGAACTCAAAGAAAAAGTGAAGCCCTCTATCCAGCAGTTAGAGGAACGAGGTATTTTAGCCATGGCAGCAGGCACAACCGTCTTGAGATTACTACCCCCTCTGGTTATTACCTATGAACAATTAGACAAGGTTGTAGAGGAAATCGTGCATGTGCTGAAACAGTAAATGTTGCAGATTTATAACTCTTGGAATTCTTATCCTTTCCGAAGTAATTGAGCAAGCACTTTTTTCTTTATTTTATACGTTCTAGGATTAAGCTCAAGGTATTTGAGATCAGTAAACGTGTTGATGATTCTCTCTAATCTCTTCTGAAAATGTTCGAGCTTATGTTTCTTGAGTAAATCTTTATAGGTCTGAAAGTTCATTGTTGAAAATAACAGCAGGGTCATGATATCTACCCTGTCTTTGGCTCCTTTTACTGAGTATTCTCTGTC
The sequence above is a segment of the Candidatus Woesearchaeota archaeon genome. Coding sequences within it:
- a CDS encoding class II glutamine amidotransferase, with amino-acid sequence MKEISRGTMCRLLMIRANRAFPTADYLKAFALLAKNSMEYQGHGWGLAYRANNQWKLYKNIQPIWEDNLTIFPSTTFLVVHARSAFRDEGIVVENNMPFIYDDLVFIFNGELHGVRITSPGRIGAEKIFNYILRFAHGNVLTALQQSIPIITKRTRYVKAMNILISDAQQIYAATQFQERPAYFTLYHKKIKDMAFVCSDPFPGEKDWRPIAHGTIAAY
- the lysX gene encoding lysine biosynthesis protein LysX, with product MKIGFLHSLIRPEEKMLIEEFQRRKNVELVMMDDREFEFTLGKTTFPVDIVIERCINHSRALHALRLLESAGIRCVNSYKAATICGDKLLTSTVLAEQGVPQPEVRIAFTEPSALHAMETMGYPVVLKPAVGSWGRLLAKINDRDAAEAILEHKTVLGSYHHSIFYIQKYVAKKQGRDIRSFVIGDQCIAAIYRTSPHWKTNTALGGKASKCVITKELADISVRAARAVHGDIVAIDVFETNDGLVINEVNYTMEFRNSIQTTGVNIPKLIVDQVMKIGEEVVHAKN
- a CDS encoding acetylornithine/succinylornithine family transaminase — protein: MKSIREIEDKYLFPIYPKRQTLLARGKGALVWDDQGRAYIDCVAGHGVAIVGHCHDRVVAALHAQAQTLITCTTSFYNPARAQLLQRLIEITPETLTRAFLCNSGTESVEAALKFARFTTKKTEFICAMRNFHGRTFGSMSATFTPDYREPFEPLVPGFHFVPFNDFAALEQKITEQTAGVLLEVVQGEGGVNVGDTTYFQQVRDICTQRNILLIIDEVQTGFGRTGKLFACEHMDIQPDIMCIAKGIAGGFPMGATLCADKILVPTGRHGTTFGGNPLACAAASAAIEVIISEDLPKQAAEKGAYALQKLRAQQLDVRDIRGLGLMIGIELKEKVKPSIQQLEERGILAMAAGTTVLRLLPPLVITYEQLDKVVEEIVHVLKQ
- a CDS encoding [LysW]-aminoadipate kinase, which codes for MMIIKIGGGKEINLQGIVADLAKLEEPFIIVHGANALRDELAEKLGKPKQVVTSVSGYSSVLTDTDAMDVFMMAYPGLQNTRLVELCQQQGINAIGLSGLDGRLIQGKRNTGIRVEQNGKKMILRDYSGKPQEVNGQLIKLLLDNEYVPVICPPILDEEGIAINTENDDIVRVLQQVVGAQRIIFLIEAPGFLANKDDPTTLVEQITPQELAERESHVEGRMKRKMLALCKLFETGATPVIISDGRVEHPIQEALQGKGTVIQ
- a CDS encoding N-acetyl-gamma-glutamyl-phosphate reductase; the protein is MPKISVSIAGGSGYAGGELLRLLLFHPQVDIKQVTSERFAGKLVTKVHPNLRKVSLLKFSRIDELQPCDVLFLCLPHGTSMQHMAQYQKIAPKIIDLSGDFRLKSKEAYEQWYGHQHTHPSLLGSFVYGIPELHRAEMQKASLISSAGCNATATILALYPLFKHRLVEEQQTVVEVKAGSSEGGNTPSLASHHPERTGCVRSFKPTQHRHIAEMLQELSMGKKVQIHFSATALDLVRGILATCHVFLKKDLDEKEIWKIYREAYGDEPFIRIVKENEGIYRYPEPKILMGTNYCDIGFEKDSASNRLVVMSAIDNLMKGAAGQAVQAFNIMHGFPETTGLTFPGLHPV